From the genome of Geobacter sp. SVR, one region includes:
- a CDS encoding acyl-CoA carboxylase subunit beta, protein MSQKAIKPSLKNPFDPPEQVEFTIPGEIPGKKGGYEEAMKEGHELIQRPIKSVKIEQIEKQHFKKRMTVWERLRVLSDKAPNVLYQNWGKNLDGASLVTAILNIGGRDVAVYGHDFTVRAGSIDATNGSKLAKLFNMAGEKGIPLIGMNDSAGAFVPAGVGGLDGYAEAFTALRKISGVVPSIMCMFGFNAGGGSYLPRQGSFVIQPNETFFGLTGPGVVKSVLGEDITPEELGGPKVHGRSGVADLTVTDEVAALRTAVRLLSYIPDNNSIGAPFQETSDPLDRKTWEINTLLKKAFNSPTGFNTPFDVSIIIQQICDHGDYFELQPERAKEVVTAFGRLGGQVVGFVANNSAVASGQIDCDSAVKIARFVRFCNIYNIPIIFMEDTTGFLPGREQESRGIVQAGRSMLDSIVDVRTPRILLILRNAYGGAYASYNNYPTGADLVLALPTTRLAVMGPAGKEFVYKDELRKVRTTAAEMIKSGTNERIKAGMEGDSAKRDAEKEAAEWLKAQEGALNQRYEKELMNPKEGLALGSISSIVMPTDLRKVLGENMSFLMRHYKPGPMMGPQREFH, encoded by the coding sequence ATGTCTCAAAAAGCGATTAAACCGTCATTGAAGAATCCTTTTGATCCCCCCGAACAGGTCGAGTTCACCATTCCCGGAGAAATCCCCGGCAAGAAGGGTGGCTATGAAGAGGCCATGAAAGAGGGCCACGAGCTGATCCAGCGTCCGATCAAGTCGGTCAAGATCGAGCAGATAGAAAAGCAGCACTTCAAGAAACGCATGACCGTGTGGGAACGCCTGCGGGTGCTCTCGGACAAGGCCCCCAATGTCCTGTACCAGAACTGGGGCAAGAACCTTGACGGCGCTTCGCTCGTCACTGCCATTCTCAACATCGGCGGCCGCGACGTGGCTGTTTACGGCCATGACTTCACCGTACGCGCCGGATCGATCGACGCCACCAATGGCAGCAAGCTGGCCAAGCTTTTCAACATGGCCGGCGAAAAAGGCATCCCGCTGATCGGCATGAACGATTCGGCCGGCGCCTTTGTACCGGCCGGCGTGGGGGGCCTGGACGGCTACGCCGAAGCCTTTACAGCCCTGCGCAAGATCAGCGGCGTGGTTCCCTCCATCATGTGCATGTTCGGCTTCAACGCCGGCGGCGGCAGCTATCTGCCGCGCCAGGGCAGCTTCGTCATCCAGCCCAACGAGACCTTCTTTGGCCTGACCGGCCCGGGGGTCGTAAAGTCTGTCCTGGGTGAAGACATCACTCCGGAAGAGCTGGGTGGCCCCAAGGTGCACGGCAGGTCCGGCGTGGCCGACCTGACTGTTACCGACGAAGTGGCTGCCTTGCGGACCGCCGTGCGGCTGCTCTCCTACATCCCGGACAACAACAGCATCGGAGCACCGTTCCAGGAGACCAGCGATCCGCTGGACCGCAAGACCTGGGAGATCAACACCCTGCTGAAAAAGGCCTTCAATTCACCCACCGGTTTCAATACGCCGTTCGATGTCTCCATCATTATTCAGCAGATCTGCGATCATGGCGATTATTTCGAACTGCAGCCAGAGCGTGCCAAGGAAGTCGTCACCGCCTTCGGGCGTCTGGGTGGCCAGGTGGTCGGTTTCGTGGCCAACAACTCCGCCGTGGCTTCGGGCCAGATCGACTGCGATTCAGCCGTCAAGATCGCCCGCTTCGTCCGTTTCTGCAATATATACAATATTCCGATCATCTTCATGGAAGACACCACCGGCTTTCTGCCGGGACGCGAGCAGGAATCGCGCGGGATCGTCCAGGCCGGACGTTCCATGCTCGACTCGATCGTGGACGTGCGCACCCCGCGCATCCTGCTGATCCTGCGCAATGCCTACGGTGGAGCCTATGCCTCCTATAACAACTATCCCACCGGTGCCGATCTGGTGCTGGCGCTTCCGACGACCCGTCTGGCAGTCATGGGGCCGGCCGGCAAGGAATTCGTTTACAAGGACGAATTGCGCAAGGTGCGCACTACGGCAGCCGAAATGATCAAGAGCGGTACCAACGAGCGCATCAAGGCCGGCATGGAGGGTGATTCAGCCAAACGGGACGCCGAGAAGGAAGCCGCGGAGTGGCTGAAAGCACAGGAAGGGGCCCTCAACCAGCGCTACGAAAAGGAGCTGATGAACCCCAAGGAGGGTCTGGCTCTGGG